The genomic interval AAGTTGGACAGCAGGCGCCAGAACGGGTGCTCGCGGGTCGCGTCCTTCTTGCTGCGCTCGACCGCCTTCTTGCTGATGCCGACATAGGAAATCGCCACCGGCAGCAGGATCAGGTTGGTAAAGACGATCACCGCGACGCCGATCGAGGCGCCGATGGCCAGCTCGCGAATGACCCCGATGTCGATGATCAGCAGGGTGATGAAGCCCACCGCATCAGCAAGGATGGCGATCATCCCCGGCAGGAACAGCTGGCGGAACGTGCGCCGGGCAGCGGTCAGTGCGTTGTCGGCGCCACTCGACTGCAAGGCGATGCCGTTGATCTTCTGCACCCCGTGGGAAATGCCGATGGCGAAGATCAGGAAGGGTACCAGCATCGAATACGGGTCGAGGCCGAAGCCCACCGCATGCATCAAGCCCAGCTGCCAGACCACCGCCACCAGGGTGGTGATGAGCACAGCGATGGTGCTGCGGATGCACCAGGTAAACCAGTACAGCAGCACCCAGGTGATGCCCAGGGCCACGCCAAAGAACATCGCCACCATCACCAGGCCGTCGATCAGGTCGCCGACCTTCTTGGCGAAGCCGACGATATGGACCTTCACGTTGGGGTTCTGCGCCTGGAACTTGTCGCGGATCTTCTCTTCGAGCAGGTGCGAGAACTGCTGGTAGTCGAGCTTGACCTGCTTGCCTTGGTCCTGCGGGTCGGGGTAGCTCTCCAGCAGCGGCACATCGACGATGCTGGACTTGAAGTTGTTGCCCACCAGGCGCCCGACCTGGCCGGACTTGAGCACGTTGTCGCGCAAGGCATCGAGGCTTTCGGCCGAGCCGTTGTAGGTATTGGGGATCACCTCGCCACCGGAGAAGCCCTCTTCGGTCACCTCGGTCCAGCGCACACTGGGGCTCCACAGCGACTTCAGCCCGGCGCGGTCGACGCCGGGGATGTAGAACACCTCGTCATGGATCTGGCGCAGGGTCTCCATGTAGTCCTTGTCGAAGATGTCACCGTTGACCGCCTCGACCGAAATACGCACGGTGTTGCCGAGGTTGGCCAGGTCGTTGCGGTGCTTCATCATCTGTTCGATGAACGGGTGCTCGAGCGGGATCATCTTCTCGAAACTGGTCGAGGGGCGGATCTGCGTGGCCTGCCAGAACAGGAAAATGCTGACCAGCACGCACAGGCCGATGACCACAGGGCGGTTGTTGAAGATCAGGCGTTCGAGCAGCGTGGCTTTGTCCTGGTGATGCGGGTGCATGGTGATGCTCTCCCTGCTGGTCATGGACGCGCCTCCTTGGCAGCCTGGTCGGCGCCTTCGGCGGTGGCCAGGTGCACGCCACCCTGCCCCACCAGCAGCAAGCCGCCGGTTGTCAGGCCGGTGACGCCGGCCAGGGCGATGCGGTCGGCACGGTTGTAGACGCTGAAGGTCTGCCCGTCGTCATGGCTGCGCAACACGCTGCCGCCGTTACCGACCAGCACCACGCTGCCATCCTCGACAAGCGTAGCGCTTGCCAGGCCGAATTCGAGCGTGCCGCGCGCGGCTTTGAGTTCGATCGGCTGCCAGCTGTCGCCGAAGTCGGTAGAACGGAACAGGTTGCCACGCAGGCCGTAGGCCAACAGCGTCTGTGGCTGGGCGGTGCCGATCACGCCGAACAGCGAGCCCTCGTACGGGCCGTCGACCTTGGCCCAGGTCTGGCCGTTGTCGCCTGAACGGAACATGCTGCCCTGCTCGCCGACGATGAACAGGCCGGCGTCCTTGATTACGGCGATGCCGTTAAGGTGCAGTTGGTCGGCGTTGTCCAGGCGCTCGGCAACGTCCTGCCAGTGCTGGCCGCCGTCGGTGGTTTCCAGCAGTGCGCCATAGGCACCCACGGCAA from Pseudomonas kermanshahensis carries:
- a CDS encoding efflux RND transporter permease subunit produces the protein MHPHHQDKATLLERLIFNNRPVVIGLCVLVSIFLFWQATQIRPSTSFEKMIPLEHPFIEQMMKHRNDLANLGNTVRISVEAVNGDIFDKDYMETLRQIHDEVFYIPGVDRAGLKSLWSPSVRWTEVTEEGFSGGEVIPNTYNGSAESLDALRDNVLKSGQVGRLVGNNFKSSIVDVPLLESYPDPQDQGKQVKLDYQQFSHLLEEKIRDKFQAQNPNVKVHIVGFAKKVGDLIDGLVMVAMFFGVALGITWVLLYWFTWCIRSTIAVLITTLVAVVWQLGLMHAVGFGLDPYSMLVPFLIFAIGISHGVQKINGIALQSSGADNALTAARRTFRQLFLPGMIAILADAVGFITLLIIDIGVIRELAIGASIGVAVIVFTNLILLPVAISYVGISKKAVERSKKDATREHPFWRLLSNFASAKVAPVSVAVALVMFAGGLWYSQNLKIGDLDQGAPELRPDSRYNQDNNFIISNYSTSSDVLVIMVKTPSESCSIHSTMAPIDELMWTMENTPGVQSAISLVTVSKQVIKGMNEGSLKWETLSRNPDILNNSIARADGLYNADCSLAPVLVFLNDHKAETLERVTAAAKAFADSHNKEGLEFLLAAGNAGIEAATNEVIKSAELTILVLVYICVAVMCLITFRSFAATLCIVLPLVLTSVLGNALMAYMGIGVKVATLPVVALGVGIGVDYGIYIYSRLESFLRAGLPLQEAYYETLRSTGKAVLFTGLCLAIGVCTWIFSAIKFQADMGLMLTFMLLWNMFGALWLLPALARFLIKPEKMVGKEGGSIFAH
- a CDS encoding WD40/YVTN/BNR-like repeat-containing protein, coding for MRERVMTQARRGAWPLAAGAVLALALGMWADTAQAAPADEYSTESAKASQSLLIDAAQAGKRLVVVGDRGHILFSDDQGKTWTQARVPTRQLLTAVFFFDDKHGWAVGHDAQILASTDGGATWSKQFEDLSREAPLLDVTFLDAQHGFAVGAYGALLETTDGGQHWQDVAERLDNADQLHLNGIAVIKDAGLFIVGEQGSMFRSGDNGQTWAKVDGPYEGSLFGVIGTAQPQTLLAYGLRGNLFRSTDFGDSWQPIELKAARGTLEFGLASATLVEDGSVVLVGNGGSVLRSHDDGQTFSVYNRADRIALAGVTGLTTGGLLLVGQGGVHLATAEGADQAAKEARP